The genomic interval ATCTGGCACACTGACAAGTGcctcgttcatatctgtgtttggtaatccgttctggaagtccacatggggatccccccccccccccgaatgtacTACCAAAGGCACTGGCAAGtgcgtgcagtgaaagcacacgtgtgctctccgcgtggtgtcagcacggaacatgcagacagaaaagtacttcatgatctactttcatgtccacatgattcgtgcgggcagcacaaggaccccattatagtctctggggtccatgTGTTGTCACTGCACATGCTTGCCAGTGAGTTCGGTAgttcattcggggggtccccatgcttaCTCCCAGTACAgattacaaacgcagatgtgaacgaggcataagAGAGAATCTTTTTTTCTCTACTTATTAGCATGCAATGTTTACCCCTGTAATAGTTGTGCTTACAGTTAAGGCCCTTTAGGCACCAAAATGTTTGAATTTTTAGGTCattatactctgtattatccaAGTTAGTTTACTTCTCCTATTTACTTATTTATGTTTAAACCATATTGCTTATCATGCACTCTTTGGTGAACTATACTttgtaaaattttgaaaaaaatctcaataaaaatagaattgaaaaacaaaaaaaaagaaaagagattGATTGTCCCCCATGTTTTGCAGTGCCAACACTATGGCCAGGGGAAGTTGGAGTGGCTTCCTCATGCATGCTGCTGCTTCATTCATTTTGATGGAATTGCAGTAATAAAAAGCTGAGTAAACTCCTCCTGACTACAGTCTTGCTGCAGGGAGAATGTTACCCCCAATCTGGTAATCGGTGGCGGTCCATTTACACAGTGTCAGGACCATAAAAAAGGCCTATTGGATGGCATGTATTAAAGTCAGGGATCAGAAAAAAGGTCTGATGTTATCGATGGGCTGTGGCTAGTAGTACCCTAATTTTCGTTCAAGTGACTGTgacggagctgcaataccaaacacaaatcTTTAagagtacagtggggcaaaaaagtatttagtcagtcaccaatagtgcaagttccaccacttaaaaagatgagaggcgtctgtaatttacatcataggtagacctcaactatgagagacaaaatgagaaaacaaatccagaaaatcacattgtctgattttgtaagaatttatttgcaaattatggtggaaaataagtatttggtcaataacaaaatttcatctcaatactttgttatatatcctttgttggcaatgacagaggtcaaacgttttctataagtcttcacaaggttggcacacactgttgttggtatgttggcccattcctccatgcagatctcctctagagcagtgatgttttggggctgtcgcttggcaacatggactttcaactccctccaaaggttttctatagggttgagatctggagactggctaggccactccaggaccttgaaatgcttcttacaaagtcactccttcgttgccctggtggtgtgctttggatcattgtcatgttgaaagacccagccacgtttcatcttcaatgcccttgctgatggaaggaggtttgcactcaaaatctcacgatacatggccccattcattctttcatgtacccggatcagtcgtcctggcccctttgcagagaaacagccccaaagcatgatgtttccacccccatgctttacagtaggtatggtgtttgatggatgcaactcagtattctttttcctccaaacacgtaaagtggtgtttctaccaaacagttccagtttggtttcatcagaccataggacattctcccaatactcttctggatcatccaaatgctctctagcaaacttcagacgggcccggacatgtactggcttaagcagtgggacacgtctggcactgcaggatctgagtccctggcggcgtagtgtgttactgatggtaggctttgttacattggtcccagctctctgcagttcattcactaggtccccccgcgtggttctgggatttttgctcaccgttcttgtgatcattttgaccccatggggtgagattttgcgtggagccccagagcgagggagattatcagaggtcttgtatgtcttccattttctaattattgctcccacagttgatttcttcaatccaagctggttgcctattgcagattcagtcttcccagcctggtgcagggctacaattttgtttctggtgtcctttgacagctctttggtcttcaccatagtggagtttggagtctgactgtttgagggtgtgcacaggtgtctttttatactgataacaagtttaaacaggtgccattactacaggtaatgagtggaggaaagaggagactcttaaagaagaagttacaggtctgtgagagccagaaatattgattatttgtaggtgaccaaatacttattttccaccataatttgcaaataaattcttacaaaatcagacaatgtgattttctggatttgttttctcattttgtctctcatagttgaggtctacctatgatgtaaattacagacgcctctcatctttttaagtggtggaacttgcactattggtgactgactaaatacttttttgccccactgtatcttggTGGTGAATATAAGCAGACCCTTATTTCTAATCTGAGGCAACTTCTAATAATAATATTTGTGCCCATGAAAGGTGTAAATACATCCTTATGGTTTAGCTGGGTAATGTTTATTAATAGCTATTCATTTTGCATTATTAAAAAGTAGAAGTGTGTTATGGAACAATCTATGGCACCTTTAGTGTTCACATGGAGGTAAGATCACACGGGTAGCCGCGacagaatgctggtgcactgaactggcatccagtcgcgcactccgctccggattaggcccaatgaataggcctagtccggaggagggtgtgtcttctgccgaatcgcgaggcgaaatggcctgaagaatgagcatctcgcttctttctaaaccggctcccggaaaaaagaactgatcagctcccattgatctcaatgggagccgtctttttgttcaggattttgaggcggatacggcctcaaaatcctaccaaaaaactccatgtgaatttacccttagggtCTTGAATCAGAGGCAGAAAGATTTGGATTTGCCAAAACCTTTTAGTCATGTCTTTATGATTTAGAGCACATTGTTACACAGAGGCCCTTAGGTGTGTTGTAATATTACCGTGTTTTTATGATAACAATACAGATAATAACATTTAAGGGGTTTGTCTGCATTTttctagaaacagcaccactcttgtctaTGTCCAGTGTGGCATATTGAAGTTCAGTTCAATCGCCCATGGACAAGGATGGCGCTGTTTTCCTAATGATCTTTTGTTAACTTGAAACTACTGTGTGATTATCAGAACATATTGGACTGTCACGTCTATGGCCACAATCATCAAAGTGTTCATTACACACAACAGACTGGTCATTATAGGTAGAATATTGAAAGAAGGTTCTGGAATATTAGGGCTCCCTTCATGATACTAATGAGAACGTTTACAAAAATGACCCTTTTATGAGTTGAAAGTCCAGTATTTCCATGCTTGATAAGGCACAGCAGCCTAGGTCCATTGAATGTTACTAGATGAGGTATGGCTTGTCATGAGGCATTGATAAGGCACACGGACACAACCCCACCCTAGGCTGGCCCAATGGCCCGATAATGCTTCTCAACATCTTATGGGCATTGGGCTGACATATATGGGCCTCTATATGTGCAGTCACCCTTATTCTGATTCATTTGAAGGCATACAGGATAGTGAATGCAGATAACACAAATTTCCTTCCCCATTCTCAGTCTCCTAATTCAATCCATTTTCTTGGCTAGGTAGAAGTTTCTCAGCGATTCCAGTCAGTTCATTTTTTACCAGAGCATCCACAAGTCTCTGTAATGTTCCTTTCTTCCCTTCACAATCAATGAAACGCTGGAGCATCTGGTAGGCTTGTTCATATAGGCTTTCTCTACTATATTCGTATGCCAGGGTTTCTATGGCTGGATCTTCTAAAGCACGACAGTTCTCCTTTAATGTCCTACCCACCTTTTTCCAAGATGTTCCTACCAGTTTGGCAAAGATTTGGTGATCTTCAGAGCTCAGAGGCCTGTCAACTGAATAAGACCACTTCATTACTGATAGAAAAATGCACATGAATAAACACAGTTTGCTTCCATTAAATCCATAAGAAGGTGTATAACTTATTATATTTCATAAGACTATGGTTTTCAGCGGGTGCGGCTTTCTTGTACTGTACTTCCACACACATATCATTTGTCTGCTGTTACCATTAGTACTCATTTTCTTAAAAAATAAGCCCTATCCCCAAGTTTAGCCCTAgctgaaagaggaccttttatggatttgggcacatgtggtgttatataccactggaaaaccgacagtgcgctgaattcagcgtactgttgactttcccgatctgtgccccgggtgaagagctatcggtcccggtaccgtagctctttacattcagaaggacgtttctgacactcagtcaggaacgtccttctgcacagcagcacctatagcgttgtacagtgtgagcggggagaaacgcccccagccctcctgataatactcttctatggacgagtactgtgagaagagggaaggggcgtttctccccgctcacacagtacagacgttcctgactgagtgtcagaaacgcccttctgactgtgaagagctacggtaccgatagctcttcacccggggcacagatcgggaaagccaacagtgcgctgaattcagcgcactgtcggctttccagcggtatataacacggcatgtgcccaaatccatgaaaggttctctttaattttGCAAGGTTTTTGGaataggcttgaaatataagccctactccaaaaataagccctagctacaGTCAGTGACTCcagtgttaggctgcattcacacagagtaacgccaggcgttttttgtgtgttttttgcacatagcgccgcgtttacgccacgtagcgccgcgttaacgccgcgttaacgctgggcaacgccaccgctaaatagcgcggcgttaacgcggcgtatacgcggcgttaacgcggcgctacgcggcgtaaacgcggcgctatgtgcaaaaaacacacaaaaaacgcctggcgttactctgtgtgaatgcagccttaggttaTTTCACGTGACATCTCTGACATAAcgtagctcccaaccatcctTGACAAGTGCCCTGCTACTTCCCGTGACGGCAGGGCAAAATCCGCTCCTGAGTCCCACTCCAGAGTCCCAACTCCTGGCTGCTTCTATACTATGTACTTGGCTACCTACGTGACCAGACATCATGTTCCACTCCTGTTCGCTCTCACAGATGCAACCACTCCACTACAGCACCTCCCCCTTAGAGTAAaagagaggagatagagagggctTGGTGCCACTGCTAcacaaagtgtatatatatatatatatatatatatatatatatatatatatatatatatatatacacatagagagAGTAAGTTTGTTTAAGACCCCCTGACCCTGCACCATCAATTGTTAATGTAAGTTAGGGTTAGTGTTACGCAGCTTCACCATTTTACAAGATTCATCAGGAGTGAATCGAAAATATTCTAATTTGCTTCAGTGCGAGAAAAATAAGACTTACCCTgaagaaaataagccctagccctttattctgagggaaaaaaaaataagacccaTTCTTATTTTCAGAGAGATACGGTAGTACGCCTATATTAGTGATAAAAGGAGACATAGACAGACAGCTTAGCACAGAGACAAGACTTACCAAAATCTTGACCCTGGAATTGGAAAGTGCTCCCCTCAGTTGAGACTGAGCGGAGAGTGTGTGGTGGAGATCCAAGATTGTTGTCCCGTGGATGGGACGATGCTGGCAAATTGGTATTATTTGGAAGCGGCAATGTCCCTAAAGAGACACTCCTAAAACATCTGTCCAGGTCTGCGAGTTCATCATCCTTCTGATAACTGGGCTGCATTAAAAGATAGACAGTGTTAGTATGACTTCATGGGAAAACATTCAAGACTTCATAGGGTTGTCGCTAAACAGATAAGTTATTTACTGCAGCAGCAGCAAGCTATGCGTGCATGGCAGCCTTCTTCCACTATTAAATGATGACTATATTAGCAGACACAGTAATCCTTTTCCAAAGAAGTACATAGCTGAAGACCATGTATGTGCTATGGGGCTCACGGAGAAAGTAGGCCCAACCCTGGCCCTGGTTGGTACTATAACCTTGGCTACTGAGTGGAAAAACATGAGCAGGactaaccaggggtgaaccttcccctttcgccgcctgaggcgaactacagagggggcgtggccgagcggagggggtgtggccgagtggaggggcggggcttagcgccgttcgcaggcagagagcaggcacggagatgacctgctctctgcctgagcgtgaggggaggctgctggagcagcgctgctccagtggcctccaaaaaccaccgctcggtgctaagccagtccaggacagcttgtcctgaactggcttagggaagcaaaaatgccgccctccctggggccctgacatagcgccgcctgaagtgctcgcttcaggtcgcctcatgggaggtgcggcgtctAGCAAAGGTGTAAGGACTATATCCAAAGATGATAAAGTGTATGGCGTGAGAAACAAGCACCAAGCCTCTCTATCTTAGTTTAATCCAATAAGCATCACAATGATGGCGCCCCACTGTATTATTCTCAATAGATTAAGGAATTGTACAATATGGACCTTCTAGATAATAGTTCAAGCTGTCTGCATCACTTATGTTTCACAACTTTAAGTTACCTTCAAAGAGGAGATATACAGCAGACATTTGTCCTCTTCATCCAGCTGAGTGTCAAGCTTCTGCGTGTCTACTTTGAGCTCCAGAGAGACTTGTAGAGACTTTATTTTTAAGCATTCACTGAGTTGGTTTTGAATGTGCTGATGGATCTTCTTTTCCCTGTAACCCTGAAGAAATCTCTCGCAGGCCAATTTTCCACAGAATTTAAGGTGAAGGATCAGATGTCGGTCACTTTTATGAATTTTGAGGATCTCAATACAGTTTGGAGATCCTCCTGAGAATTCTGAAAATCACAGACAGAAATTATTTTAAAGAATggctaaatgtaataaaaagtacaGTACAGTGCAGATGTATACAACAGCATTATTACGCTATTTGATACTTTATGGtctttttttgtatattattgGGTATTTATTATTTGGGAATTGGGGACCTAAggcagcgttcacactaccggtggattctgttatgaaggtgtctgtttgaaaaaaaaaaaaaaaaaccatctatcATAATGGACAGAAATGGACagcaactgatggctatcagttgctGTCCATTACAAGTCTGttgccatagacttcaatgttaaaaaaagaacAGACACTTACCGTCCGttttttctaacggacagaaaagtcctgcatgtaggatttttttgtctgctggaaaaaaacggacacaagataaaatcccattgaagtgaatggaaattttaacggactaCTGACAATTCAGCTAATGTCAGTTGCTAAAATTttgtaacagacaatagctacggacaatGCTAacagtcaccaatggtagtgtgaacgccccctaacgccctcagtcccattgtgtaaaatgactatttctttgtaatgtatctttttgtctgtatttgaaccctacaaattgtacagtgctgcggaatatgttggcgctagggttgagcgatcgggatcagaaaggatcagattccgattggcgacacaactttgctacatctgagatgtagcagagctgagtatacagtaaagcaggaacgaagcagaagagtggataGTATCTACCTACTCGCGAAGTtctctcaacttacctgcacagaagtgctgccactgcccgttcttctcgctcctcttctgtgttagagatgctgggaaaaggcggagcttgtggcttaggagagtgtgagtgggtactgggagggaagacgtgagtgatgcactcacgtctccccgcctacactttcctaagccacaacaagccccgcctacccccATCATcgctaacactagcctgggaggtgggggcgtgcacagcgctctgaaggtgtgggaatgagagaggaccggaccgagaataACGctgagcggcagcggatctgtgcaggtaagtggacaccaggggggctaagtagccaggggattttttttttaatcactacacagcgtggagaccaaaaatttaaacaatttttagactccatgctgtgtagtgaataggatcgtttttaaaatctgatctt from Leptodactylus fuscus isolate aLepFus1 chromosome 7, aLepFus1.hap2, whole genome shotgun sequence carries:
- the TRADD gene encoding tumor necrosis factor receptor type 1-associated DEATH domain protein, with product MTSYTSDWIGSVYLYIHSDSVSLPEQYDIYKSLMYNALCNIISEFSGGSPNCIEILKIHKSDRHLILHLKFCGKLACERFLQGYREKKIHQHIQNQLSECLKIKSLQVSLELKVDTQKLDTQLDEEDKCLLYISSLKPSYQKDDELADLDRCFRSVSLGTLPLPNNTNLPASSHPRDNNLGSPPHTLRSVSTEGSTFQFQGQDFVDRPLSSEDHQIFAKLVGTSWKKVGRTLKENCRALEDPAIETLAYEYSRESLYEQAYQMLQRFIDCEGKKGTLQRLVDALVKNELTGIAEKLLPSQENGLN